In Stieleria varia, one genomic interval encodes:
- a CDS encoding class I SAM-dependent methyltransferase: MSRTVETPTPKRFRVPHAAKLYHNLVPAYQAFWPAVAGKNMRAALARTDFPDGCRVLEVGVGTGLSLSSYPSNIQLTGIDLSEAMLAEAQALIEKNSWDHIAVQEMNAESLDFEDNSFDFVTSFHTISVVSNPEAMMSEIVRVCRPGGRVLIVNHFRSENPLIARVVDSAGNLTRLLGWRTDLKREVVRELPLRLEKCYKPNPLSFFTIIEAVCKPDEV, from the coding sequence ATGAGTCGTACCGTTGAGACTCCGACGCCGAAACGATTCCGCGTCCCCCACGCTGCAAAGCTATATCACAACTTGGTTCCCGCCTACCAAGCGTTTTGGCCGGCGGTCGCTGGCAAGAACATGCGTGCAGCGCTCGCCCGAACGGATTTCCCCGATGGGTGCCGTGTCTTGGAAGTCGGCGTGGGAACGGGACTCTCGCTGAGCAGCTATCCCAGCAATATCCAACTGACCGGGATCGATCTTTCCGAAGCCATGTTGGCGGAAGCCCAAGCGTTGATCGAAAAGAACAGTTGGGATCACATCGCCGTCCAGGAGATGAACGCCGAGTCGCTGGATTTCGAAGACAACAGCTTTGATTTTGTGACGTCGTTTCACACGATCAGCGTGGTATCGAACCCTGAAGCAATGATGAGCGAAATCGTCCGCGTCTGTCGCCCCGGTGGCCGCGTGTTGATCGTCAATCATTTTCGCAGCGAGAATCCCTTGATCGCGCGCGTGGTGGACTCTGCCGGCAACCTGACCCGTTTACTCGGCTGGCGGACGGACTTGAAACGCGAAGTCGTGCGTGAGTTGCCGCTGCGTTTGGAGAAATGTTACAAGCCCAATCCGCTGTCGTTTTTTACGATCATCGAAGCGGTCTGCAAGCCTGACGAGGTTTGA
- a CDS encoding tetratricopeptide repeat protein: MMIRMMGLLIAACCLFANLQLCVAQESLDDTPIANFSQLSRSADAALRSGDITAARAAADGMAELADKNSEIYRIAADVYLRAGDAKSSLKYFDEYLKSHASELPYLWQRGIALYFVGDFAEGAKQFEEHRHVNPNDVENAAWHFLCVAKAESFQASQKQLLPAPGDRRVPMDEVLEMLKTGDTDLVVKRMESIDKDSPMKASADFYGEFYLGLYADAKGKRDEAQRRLERCAKNAPRNYMGDVARVYAKHLSQAK; encoded by the coding sequence ATGATGATTCGCATGATGGGGCTGCTGATCGCAGCATGTTGCTTGTTCGCAAATCTGCAATTGTGTGTCGCACAAGAATCACTCGACGACACGCCGATCGCGAATTTCTCTCAACTCAGCCGATCCGCCGACGCCGCTTTGCGTAGCGGAGACATCACGGCCGCTCGAGCTGCCGCCGACGGCATGGCCGAACTGGCTGACAAAAACTCGGAGATCTATCGCATTGCGGCAGATGTGTACTTGCGCGCCGGCGACGCTAAGTCATCCTTGAAATACTTTGATGAGTACCTCAAGTCGCACGCCAGCGAATTGCCTTACCTGTGGCAGCGCGGCATCGCGTTGTACTTCGTCGGCGATTTTGCCGAAGGTGCCAAACAGTTCGAAGAACACCGCCACGTGAACCCCAACGACGTCGAAAACGCGGCATGGCATTTTCTGTGCGTTGCCAAAGCAGAGTCCTTTCAAGCAAGCCAAAAACAATTGCTCCCCGCGCCCGGTGATCGCCGTGTGCCGATGGACGAAGTGCTGGAGATGCTGAAAACCGGTGACACGGATTTGGTGGTCAAACGGATGGAGTCGATCGACAAGGATTCGCCAATGAAAGCATCAGCGGATTTCTATGGCGAGTTCTACCTGGGTCTGTACGCAGACGCAAAAGGCAAACGAGACGAAGCACAACGGAGGCTGGAGCGTTGTGCAAAGAATGCCCCGCGGAACTACATGGGCGACGTCGCACGCGTGTACGCAAAGCATTTGTCTCAAGCCAAATGA
- a CDS encoding polyprenyl synthetase family protein — MSTGLSPSVADDGAPDAPRSSRRKTSHLKDVPETLQMRENLRQRCEQVADRLDRDVPMTKDELETVARGLLSEADLPEAYLGWTMVMISTSFWRDALKSVPPHRRLFLLPHCLKHAEGCPADYDEFGMNCKTCGACSIADFRGLAEEMGYRVLVAEGSPVVLKIIVGGYVDAVIGVACLNVLEKAIDKVLLAGIPCMAVPLLSSDCRNTKVDESWVDQMIRTPYEPAQQATRSYVHLMRAASDLFQPDTMDALAPRLRDQTPLTDQPADLQRIASMDAIAATEHIGYDFLARGGKHSRPFITLAAYDAMTGGNCTGPEFTTAVEAIPDAVRRAAMSIETFHKASLIHDDIEDDDAFRYGQPSIHRQFGVPTAINVGDYLIGLGYRLLTDKRNAEMIEADARMDVVDCLAAAHMRLSEGQGAELLWRDTRNRHLTPLDALKIYALKTSPAFEAALYSGIRLAADAEPYREAIRKFSRNMGVAFQILNDLGDISGDDHNKLSAGGDVFGGRPTILWALALEGLQEDDQAELLSMADDQCGLSDRERFAAVERLYWKAGVFDTAMRLVDKHQQRAEQVADEIEPEPLRRLFYFLIDTVLERPELPSPKVVSLGVNLQTK, encoded by the coding sequence TTGTCGACTGGATTGAGCCCCTCTGTTGCCGATGATGGCGCACCCGATGCCCCCCGTTCGTCCCGACGAAAGACCAGCCATCTGAAAGACGTTCCCGAAACGTTGCAGATGCGAGAAAACTTGCGTCAGCGTTGTGAGCAAGTCGCCGATCGTCTGGATCGTGACGTGCCCATGACGAAAGATGAATTGGAAACGGTCGCACGTGGATTGTTGAGCGAAGCCGATTTGCCGGAAGCCTACTTGGGCTGGACGATGGTGATGATCAGCACTTCGTTCTGGCGTGACGCGTTGAAATCCGTGCCCCCGCATCGCCGACTGTTTCTGTTGCCACATTGTCTGAAACACGCCGAAGGTTGCCCGGCAGACTACGACGAGTTTGGCATGAACTGCAAGACCTGCGGGGCCTGCAGTATCGCTGATTTTCGTGGTTTGGCCGAGGAGATGGGTTACCGCGTCCTGGTGGCCGAAGGGTCGCCGGTGGTGTTGAAGATCATCGTGGGTGGATACGTCGATGCCGTGATCGGTGTCGCTTGTTTGAACGTGTTGGAAAAAGCGATCGACAAAGTCCTATTGGCCGGGATTCCCTGCATGGCAGTCCCCCTGTTGAGCAGCGATTGCCGTAACACCAAAGTCGACGAGTCCTGGGTGGACCAGATGATTCGGACCCCGTACGAACCGGCTCAGCAAGCGACACGCTCGTATGTCCACTTGATGCGTGCCGCGAGCGATCTGTTCCAACCCGACACGATGGACGCTTTGGCGCCGCGTTTGCGTGACCAAACACCGTTGACGGATCAGCCAGCGGACTTGCAACGGATTGCGTCGATGGATGCGATCGCCGCGACCGAGCACATCGGCTATGACTTCCTCGCACGCGGAGGCAAGCATTCCCGACCGTTCATCACATTGGCAGCATACGATGCGATGACAGGCGGCAATTGCACCGGGCCAGAGTTCACGACCGCGGTCGAAGCGATCCCGGACGCCGTGCGACGTGCGGCCATGAGTATCGAAACGTTCCACAAAGCGAGCTTGATCCACGACGACATCGAAGACGATGACGCGTTTCGTTACGGTCAACCGTCCATTCATCGTCAATTCGGCGTCCCCACAGCGATCAACGTCGGCGACTATTTGATCGGCCTGGGCTATCGATTGCTGACTGACAAACGCAACGCGGAAATGATCGAAGCCGATGCACGCATGGATGTGGTGGATTGCTTGGCGGCAGCACACATGCGACTGAGCGAAGGCCAAGGTGCCGAGCTGCTGTGGCGAGACACACGCAATCGACACCTGACTCCGTTGGATGCATTGAAGATCTATGCACTCAAGACGTCGCCGGCTTTCGAAGCCGCTTTGTACAGCGGGATCCGATTGGCGGCCGATGCGGAACCCTACCGCGAGGCGATTCGAAAATTCAGTCGGAACATGGGCGTCGCGTTCCAGATCTTGAACGATTTGGGCGACATCTCCGGCGACGACCACAACAAACTTTCCGCCGGCGGCGATGTCTTCGGCGGACGCCCGACGATCCTGTGGGCGCTCGCCCTGGAGGGTTTGCAGGAGGACGATCAAGCTGAATTGTTGTCGATGGCTGATGACCAATGCGGATTGTCGGATCGTGAACGGTTTGCCGCCGTTGAGCGGCTTTATTGGAAAGCGGGCGTGTTCGATACCGCAATGCGTTTGGTGGACAAGCACCAGCAGCGGGCTGAGCAGGTCGCCGATGAGATCGAACCGGAACCTTTGCGTCGACTGTTTTACTTTTTGATTGATACGGTGCTGGAACGCCCCGAGTTGCCCAGTCCAAAGGTCGTTTCGCTGGGTGTGAACCTGCAAACCAAGTGA
- a CDS encoding prenyltransferase/squalene oxidase repeat-containing protein, whose amino-acid sequence MTPRTDPPEKTRDIVEIRVRARETLDQLRTELISQRGEDDHWTGQLSASALSTATAVSAIAAVMRHQSGEDWMRELVRRGMQYLCGEQNQDGGFGDTDRSHSNIATSYLVLAADSLARQVLGDSAGLHADQRDDLQRYLRDAGEIAGLKARYGKDKTFVVPILTNMAIAGLVDWKLVSALPFEAAVFPQSWYRFLRMPVVSYAIPALVAIGQARHFLGPRSWFPIRAMRSASVSRTMAVLERMQPESGGYLEATPLTSFVLMSLAATGRGDHPVALNALRFLQDSVAEDGSWPIDTNLATWVTSLSVHALACDPLDDGSWFSQSLLRWHLDCQHRVRHPFTGASPGGWGWTDLSGAVPDGDDTPGAILALRVMKRWSDTSHHAQIDSAIAMGSRWLLQLQNGDGGWPTFCRGWGKLPFDRSSTDLTAHAIRALSDQNHQFDGPIRKGQRYLDRMQQPDGAWLPLWFGNQDQSDEINPVYGTAKVLLSGAASPEKLHLGVKFLLETQNGDGGWGGGVSVSEKLRVLLKERPEFSELQIPDHLTSSVEETALAVDALCSVVLHRRDASEHAFVGQMAVDCDSRAVQASRSGVTSPEVESAAVLQQHRQLGGYDETDSLTAAIIGGVEFLLQSVRDGRHRIAWPIGFYFAKLWYHEKSYPLIFTVAALGKFLRATTDEHDPQWPR is encoded by the coding sequence ATGACTCCAAGAACTGACCCACCTGAGAAAACACGAGACATAGTCGAAATCCGGGTGCGTGCCCGGGAAACACTGGATCAGTTGCGGACCGAGCTGATCTCGCAACGTGGCGAAGACGACCACTGGACGGGGCAGCTGTCCGCCTCAGCGCTCAGCACCGCAACGGCCGTCAGCGCCATCGCCGCCGTGATGCGTCATCAGAGCGGTGAGGACTGGATGCGAGAGTTGGTCCGGAGAGGAATGCAGTACCTGTGTGGCGAGCAGAATCAAGACGGTGGTTTTGGTGACACCGATCGCAGCCATTCCAACATCGCCACCAGCTACCTCGTCTTGGCCGCGGATTCGTTGGCCAGGCAAGTCCTGGGCGATTCAGCCGGACTGCATGCGGACCAGCGAGACGACCTGCAACGTTATCTTCGCGACGCGGGCGAGATCGCGGGTCTGAAAGCTCGCTATGGCAAAGACAAAACGTTCGTTGTTCCGATCCTGACCAACATGGCGATCGCCGGACTGGTCGACTGGAAGTTGGTTTCAGCGCTGCCGTTCGAGGCCGCCGTTTTTCCTCAGTCGTGGTACCGGTTCCTCAGGATGCCTGTCGTCAGTTACGCGATTCCCGCCTTGGTGGCGATCGGCCAAGCAAGACATTTCTTGGGGCCACGGAGTTGGTTTCCGATTCGCGCGATGCGATCGGCATCCGTGTCGCGAACGATGGCGGTTCTGGAACGTATGCAACCAGAGAGTGGCGGGTATCTGGAGGCCACGCCGCTAACGTCGTTCGTCCTGATGAGCTTGGCCGCAACAGGTCGCGGCGATCATCCGGTCGCACTGAACGCACTTCGTTTCTTGCAAGACTCCGTTGCCGAGGACGGCAGTTGGCCGATCGACACCAATCTTGCCACCTGGGTGACTTCGTTATCCGTTCACGCACTGGCATGCGACCCGCTGGATGACGGCTCGTGGTTCAGCCAGTCGTTGCTGCGTTGGCATTTGGATTGTCAGCATCGAGTCCGTCATCCGTTCACCGGAGCGAGTCCCGGCGGCTGGGGCTGGACGGATTTATCCGGTGCGGTTCCCGATGGTGACGACACCCCGGGCGCCATCCTTGCGTTGCGTGTGATGAAGCGTTGGAGTGACACGTCGCATCATGCTCAGATCGACTCTGCGATTGCGATGGGCAGCCGATGGTTACTGCAACTACAAAACGGCGACGGCGGCTGGCCGACCTTTTGTCGCGGCTGGGGAAAGCTGCCGTTTGACCGCAGCAGCACCGACTTGACCGCGCACGCCATCCGGGCTTTGTCTGACCAGAACCACCAGTTCGATGGGCCGATCCGGAAAGGGCAACGCTATTTAGATAGGATGCAACAGCCCGACGGGGCTTGGTTGCCACTGTGGTTTGGCAACCAAGACCAGTCCGATGAGATCAACCCCGTGTACGGAACGGCTAAGGTTTTGTTGTCGGGTGCCGCCTCACCGGAAAAACTTCATCTCGGGGTGAAGTTCTTGTTGGAGACACAGAATGGGGACGGTGGTTGGGGAGGTGGCGTCTCGGTCTCCGAAAAACTACGTGTGTTGTTGAAAGAACGGCCAGAGTTTTCTGAGCTGCAGATTCCCGACCATTTGACGAGCAGCGTGGAAGAAACCGCATTGGCGGTGGATGCCCTGTGCAGCGTCGTATTGCACCGTCGAGACGCGTCTGAACACGCTTTTGTTGGTCAAATGGCGGTGGATTGCGATTCCCGAGCGGTCCAGGCGTCGAGGAGCGGTGTTACAAGTCCTGAAGTGGAATCCGCTGCAGTTTTGCAGCAACACCGTCAACTTGGCGGATACGACGAGACCGATTCACTGACTGCGGCTATAATCGGGGGCGTTGAATTCTTGCTCCAAAGTGTGCGTGATGGACGACACCGAATCGCTTGGCCGATCGGGTTTTACTTCGCCAAGCTTTGGTACCATGAGAAATCCTACCCATTGATTTTCACTGTCGCCGCATTGGGCAAATTTTTGCGAGCGACGACAGATGAACATGACCCACAATGGCCGCGGTGA